The Lycium barbarum isolate Lr01 chromosome 9, ASM1917538v2, whole genome shotgun sequence genome has a segment encoding these proteins:
- the LOC132611864 gene encoding uncharacterized protein LOC132611864 — protein MEELLEKSNRSARKATGLRYDDLCMHLNLDLPDGFKILKFERFNGAGNPKAHLRSYYYQLVGVKKNEPLIMQPFSRSLTGEAVEWFTTQDMCQQHTWEDIVESFMERFCFNVETVPGNSGPALVQPPMCEGELVSVSIGSQELDFYDRMLSMAETPFAELGKMGEAIEDGLKFGKIVSVFNKASGQAVVGAFRKKKEDVASLSHTPNLSPKELLSTT, from the exons ATGGAGGAATTACTGGAGAAATCCAACAGGTCTGCAAGAAAGGCTACGGGCTTAAGGTATGACGATCTGTGCATGCATCTAAATCTGGATCTACCAGATggattcaaaatcctaaaatttgAGAGGTTCAATGGAGCAGGGAATCCCAAGGCACATCTCCGATCCTACTATTACCAATTGGTTGGAGTAAAGAAAAATGAACCTCTGATAATGCAACCATTCAGTCGTAGTCTAACCGGAGAAGCCGTTGAATGGTTCACAACTCAAGATATGTGTCAGCAGCACACCTGGGAGGACATTGTAGAGtccttcatggaaaggttttGCTTCAACGTCGAAACAGTGCCAG GTAATAGCGGTCCGGCCCTTGTGCAGCCTCCAATGTGTGAAGGAGAGCTAGTCTCTGTATCCATCGGGTCCCAAGAACTTGATTTCTACGACCGAATGCTGTCTATGGCCGAAACACCATTTGCTGAATTAGGCAAGATGGGAGAGGCTATAGAAGATGGCCTCAAATTTGGGAAAATAGTTAGTGTCTTTAACAAGGCATCGGGGCAAGCTGTTGTAGGAGCCTtccgcaagaagaaagaggacgtggccaGCTTGTCCCATACCCCAAATCTAAGCCCAAAAGAACTACTATCCACCACATAG